One Pectobacterium colocasium DNA segment encodes these proteins:
- the uvrA gene encoding excinuclease ABC subunit UvrA has product MDKIEVRGARTHNLKNINLIIPRDKLIVITGLSGSGKSSLAFDTLYAEGQRRYVESLSAYARQFLSLMEKPDVDHIEGLSPAISIEQKSTSHNPRSTVGTITEIHDYLRLLFARVGEPRCPEHDVPLDAQTVSQMVDNVLAQPEGKRLMLLAPIVKDRKGEHSKTLENLASQGYIRARIDGEVCDLSDPPKLELQKKHTIEVVVDRFKVRDDLAQRLAESFETALDLSGGSVVVADMDDPTQPELLFSANFACPVCGYSMHELEPRMFSFNNPAGACPSCDGLGVQQFFDPARVVQNAELSLAGGAIRGWDRRNFYYFQMLRSLAEHYKFDVDAPFESLSASVQKVILYGSGKENVEFKYINDRGDTSIRRHPFEGVLHNMERRYKETESTAVREELAKFISNRSCASCGGTRLREEARNVFVEQTTLPQISDMSIGHAMTFFQNMKLSGQRAQIAEKVLKEIGDRLKFLVNVGLNYLSLSRSAETLSGGEAQRIRLASQIGAGLVGVMYVLDEPSIGLHQRDNERLLETLIHLRNLGNTVIVVEHDEDAIRAADHVIDIGPGAGVHGGQIVAEGTMEEIMAVPDSLTGQFLSGKRKIDIPKQRVPADPTKVLKLIGAKGNNLKDVTLTLPVGLFTCITGVSGSGKSTLINDTLFPLAQRQLNGATLAEPAAHREIQGLEHFDKVIDIDQSPIGRTPRSNPATYTGIFTPIRELFAGVPEARTRGYNPGRFSFNVRGGRCEACQGDGVIKVEMHFLPDVYVPCDQCKGKRYNRETLEIQYKGKGIHEVLDMTIEEAREFFDAIPALARKLQTLIDVGLSYIRLGQSATTLSGGEAQRVKLSRELSKRGTGQTLYILDEPTTGLHFADIQQLLAVLHQLRDQGNTIVVIEHNLDVIKTADWIVDLGPEGGSGGGEILVSGTPETVAECEKSHTARFLRPILAREA; this is encoded by the coding sequence ATGGATAAGATCGAAGTTCGTGGTGCTCGTACCCATAATCTCAAGAATATCAACCTGATAATCCCCCGTGACAAGCTGATCGTAATCACCGGCTTGTCGGGTTCGGGTAAGTCATCGCTGGCGTTTGACACGCTGTACGCCGAAGGGCAGCGTCGCTATGTGGAATCCCTCTCCGCTTACGCCCGTCAGTTCTTGTCGCTGATGGAAAAACCGGACGTCGATCATATCGAAGGGCTGTCGCCCGCCATCTCTATCGAACAGAAATCCACCTCGCATAACCCGCGTTCTACGGTCGGGACGATTACCGAAATTCATGACTACCTGCGTCTGCTGTTTGCACGCGTGGGTGAGCCTCGCTGTCCGGAGCACGATGTGCCGTTGGACGCGCAGACAGTCAGCCAGATGGTAGACAACGTGCTGGCGCAGCCGGAAGGCAAACGCCTGATGCTGCTGGCGCCGATTGTGAAAGATCGCAAAGGCGAACACAGTAAAACGCTGGAAAACCTGGCCTCACAGGGCTATATCCGCGCCCGTATCGACGGCGAAGTGTGCGATCTGTCCGATCCGCCAAAGCTGGAATTACAGAAAAAGCACACCATTGAAGTTGTCGTCGATCGGTTTAAAGTGCGCGACGATTTGGCGCAGCGGCTGGCAGAGTCATTCGAAACCGCGCTGGATCTCTCTGGTGGTAGCGTGGTGGTGGCGGATATGGACGACCCTACCCAGCCTGAACTGTTGTTCTCGGCGAACTTTGCCTGCCCGGTGTGTGGCTACAGCATGCACGAGCTGGAACCGCGCATGTTCTCGTTCAACAATCCGGCGGGCGCGTGCCCGAGCTGTGATGGTCTGGGCGTACAGCAGTTCTTCGATCCGGCTCGCGTGGTGCAAAACGCGGAGCTGTCGCTGGCTGGCGGCGCGATCCGCGGCTGGGATCGCCGCAACTTCTATTATTTCCAGATGCTGCGCTCACTGGCGGAGCACTATAAATTTGACGTCGATGCTCCGTTTGAAAGCCTAAGCGCCTCAGTCCAGAAAGTGATTCTGTACGGCTCCGGTAAAGAGAACGTCGAATTCAAATATATCAATGATCGCGGTGATACCTCGATACGCCGCCATCCGTTCGAAGGCGTGCTACACAATATGGAGCGCCGCTATAAAGAAACGGAATCCACGGCGGTGCGCGAAGAGCTGGCGAAATTCATCAGCAACCGTTCCTGCGCCAGTTGCGGCGGGACGCGCCTGCGTGAAGAGGCGCGTAACGTGTTCGTTGAGCAGACGACGCTGCCGCAGATTTCCGATATGAGCATCGGCCATGCGATGACGTTCTTCCAGAATATGAAGCTCAGCGGGCAGCGTGCCCAAATCGCCGAGAAAGTGCTGAAAGAGATTGGCGATCGGCTCAAGTTTCTGGTGAACGTTGGGCTGAACTATTTGTCGCTTTCCCGCTCGGCGGAAACGCTGTCCGGCGGTGAGGCGCAGCGTATCCGTCTGGCAAGTCAGATCGGTGCCGGGTTGGTTGGTGTCATGTACGTGCTGGATGAACCCTCTATCGGCCTGCATCAGCGCGACAACGAGCGCTTGCTGGAAACCCTGATTCATCTGCGTAATCTGGGCAATACCGTCATTGTGGTGGAACACGATGAAGACGCGATTCGCGCCGCTGACCATGTGATTGATATCGGTCCCGGTGCAGGCGTGCACGGTGGACAGATTGTTGCAGAAGGCACGATGGAAGAGATTATGGCGGTGCCGGATTCGTTGACGGGGCAGTTCCTCAGCGGCAAACGCAAGATCGACATCCCGAAACAGCGCGTACCTGCGGATCCGACCAAAGTGCTGAAACTGATTGGCGCGAAAGGCAACAACCTGAAAGACGTCACGCTGACGCTGCCAGTTGGGCTGTTTACTTGTATCACCGGTGTGTCGGGATCGGGCAAATCGACCCTGATCAACGATACCTTGTTCCCACTGGCGCAGCGTCAGTTGAACGGCGCGACGCTGGCAGAGCCTGCCGCTCACCGTGAGATTCAGGGGCTGGAGCATTTCGATAAGGTGATCGATATCGATCAAAGCCCGATTGGCCGCACGCCGCGTTCCAACCCGGCAACCTATACCGGTATTTTCACGCCAATTCGTGAGCTGTTTGCCGGCGTGCCGGAAGCGCGTACCCGCGGCTATAACCCTGGCCGTTTCAGCTTTAACGTGCGCGGTGGGCGCTGTGAAGCCTGCCAGGGCGATGGCGTAATTAAGGTCGAAATGCACTTCCTGCCGGATGTTTATGTGCCGTGCGACCAGTGCAAAGGCAAGCGCTATAACCGCGAAACGCTGGAAATTCAGTACAAAGGCAAAGGCATTCATGAAGTGCTGGATATGACTATCGAAGAAGCGCGAGAGTTCTTTGATGCCATTCCTGCACTGGCGCGGAAGCTGCAAACGCTGATTGACGTTGGCCTGTCCTACATTCGCCTTGGCCAGTCGGCCACCACACTGTCCGGCGGGGAAGCGCAGCGTGTGAAACTGTCTCGCGAGCTGTCAAAACGCGGAACCGGGCAGACGTTGTATATTCTTGACGAACCCACGACCGGCCTGCACTTTGCCGATATTCAGCAGCTTTTGGCTGTACTGCATCAGTTGCGCGATCAGGGCAATACCATTGTGGTGATTGAACACAATCTGGATGTAATTAAGACGGCAGACTGGATTGTCGATTTGGGGCCGGAAGGCGGCAGCGGCGGTGGAGAAATTTTGGTGTCCGGCACGCCGGAGACGGTGGCAGAGTGCGAGAAGTCTCATACCGCACGCTTCCTGCGACCGATTCTGGCACGTGAAGCCTGA
- the ssb1 gene encoding single-stranded DNA-binding protein SSB1, with product MASRGVNKVILVGNLGQDPEVRYMPNGGAVANITLATSESWRDKQTGEQKEKTEWHRVVLFGKLAEVAGEYLRKGSQVYIEGALQTRKWADQAGVERYTTEVVVNVGGTMQMLGGRQGGGAPAGGGNAGGGQGGWGQPQQPQGGNQFSGGAQSQQRPAQNSTPAQSNEPPMDFDDDIPF from the coding sequence ATGGCCAGCAGAGGCGTTAATAAAGTGATTCTTGTCGGGAATCTGGGTCAAGACCCGGAAGTCCGCTATATGCCGAATGGCGGTGCAGTTGCCAACATCACGCTGGCGACGTCAGAAAGCTGGCGTGACAAGCAAACCGGTGAGCAGAAAGAGAAGACTGAGTGGCACCGCGTGGTGCTGTTCGGCAAACTGGCAGAAGTGGCGGGCGAATACCTGCGTAAAGGCTCTCAGGTTTACATAGAAGGCGCACTGCAAACCCGTAAATGGGCCGATCAGGCTGGCGTAGAACGCTACACCACCGAAGTCGTCGTTAATGTCGGCGGCACCATGCAGATGTTAGGTGGACGCCAGGGCGGCGGCGCACCAGCAGGCGGTGGCAATGCAGGTGGCGGCCAAGGCGGTTGGGGTCAACCTCAGCAGCCGCAGGGTGGCAACCAGTTCAGCGGCGGCGCGCAGTCTCAGCAACGCCCAGCGCAAAATAGCACGCCAGCACAAAGCAACGAACCACCAATGGATTTCGACGACGACATTCCGTTCTAA